Proteins from a genomic interval of Chloroflexota bacterium:
- the acpS gene encoding holo-[acyl-carrier-protein] synthase encodes MLAVGVDIVELDRIEAMIARWGDRFLRRVYTPSELKYCAGRVASLAVRWAAKEAVSKALTCGWMEVGWTEIEVERSPIGQPHVVLHGRARARAQELGLTEWAISLSHGRDYAVAVAVALSGGREPDSV; translated from the coding sequence GTGTTGGCCGTAGGGGTGGACATCGTCGAGCTGGATCGCATCGAGGCCATGATCGCTCGATGGGGCGATCGGTTTCTGCGGCGGGTCTACACGCCCTCGGAGCTGAAGTATTGTGCCGGGCGTGTGGCATCGCTGGCCGTGCGTTGGGCGGCTAAGGAGGCCGTCAGCAAGGCGTTGACCTGCGGCTGGATGGAGGTGGGGTGGACGGAGATCGAGGTGGAGCGTTCACCCATCGGGCAGCCGCACGTGGTCCTGCACGGCCGTGCCCGCGCCCGGGCGCAGGAGCTGGGGCTGACGGAGTGGGCGATCAGCCTTTCCCACGGCCGTGATTACGCGGTCGCCGTCGCAGTCGCCCTGAGCGGGGGGCGGGAACCTGATTCGGTATAA
- a CDS encoding insulinase family protein: protein MGKRHTSIPGPEDITRHVLDNGLVVLVRENHASPAVVLEGYVQAGSIYEPPQQAGLASFVASMLMRGTETRTFSEINETIESVGASLSFGSGRHTSGFSGQCLAEDLGLLIEILADILQHPTFPEEHVERVRGQKLTALQERENDTRQMASLAFREAAYPEGHPYRLSPAGYPDTVRDISREDLISFYRRFYGPRGGAIAIVGAVDTGQVIDLLAGTLGRWEPEVAPVEVEVPPVSSLDGVRRKVVPMNGKSQTDLVMGVPAMTRGDPDFYAALLANTVLGVFGLMGRLGEHVREQQGLAYYVYSTLQADKGPGPWAAIAGVDPANVDRAIASIEEEIARMGRELVPEEELADSKAYLTGSLPLRLETNSGVASVILDMEWYELGLDYLQRYPDLINGITAEQVREVVARHLRPEAYALGLAGPQEG, encoded by the coding sequence ATGGGTAAGCGCCATACATCCATTCCGGGGCCGGAGGATATCACCCGGCACGTGCTGGACAATGGACTGGTCGTGCTGGTGCGGGAGAATCACGCCAGCCCGGCCGTCGTGCTGGAAGGATATGTGCAGGCCGGGAGCATCTACGAGCCGCCGCAGCAGGCGGGGCTGGCCAGCTTCGTCGCGTCCATGCTGATGCGGGGCACGGAGACGCGCACTTTCTCGGAGATCAACGAGACGATCGAGTCGGTGGGGGCCTCCCTCAGCTTCGGGTCGGGCCGTCACACTTCCGGCTTCTCCGGCCAGTGCCTGGCGGAGGATCTGGGCCTTCTGATCGAGATCCTGGCGGACATATTGCAGCATCCCACCTTCCCGGAGGAGCATGTAGAGCGGGTGCGCGGGCAGAAGCTTACGGCTCTGCAGGAGCGGGAGAACGACACCCGGCAGATGGCCAGCCTGGCCTTTCGGGAGGCGGCATATCCGGAGGGGCATCCGTATCGCCTCTCGCCGGCCGGATACCCGGACACGGTGCGGGACATCAGCCGAGAGGATCTGATCTCGTTCTACCGGCGATTTTACGGCCCGCGGGGAGGGGCGATCGCCATTGTGGGCGCCGTCGATACCGGGCAGGTGATCGATCTGTTGGCTGGCACCCTGGGACGTTGGGAACCGGAGGTCGCCCCGGTGGAGGTCGAGGTGCCCCCGGTCTCCTCCCTGGATGGCGTGCGCCGCAAGGTGGTCCCCATGAACGGGAAGAGTCAGACGGACCTGGTGATGGGGGTGCCGGCGATGACCCGGGGCGATCCCGATTTCTACGCCGCCTTGTTGGCGAACACGGTGTTGGGCGTGTTCGGCCTGATGGGCCGGCTGGGCGAACACGTGCGGGAACAGCAGGGGCTGGCCTATTACGTGTATAGCACGTTGCAGGCGGACAAGGGGCCTGGGCCCTGGGCCGCCATCGCCGGCGTGGATCCCGCCAACGTCGACCGGGCCATCGCCAGCATCGAGGAGGAGATCGCCCGGATGGGGAGGGAGTTGGTGCCGGAGGAGGAGCTGGCCGATTCAAAGGCTTACCTGACCGGCTCCCTGCCCTTGCGCTTGGAGACCAACAGCGGTGTGGCCAGCGTGATCCTGGATATGGAGTGGTATGAGCTGGGGCTCGACTATCTGCAGCGCTATCCGGATCTGATCAATGGGATCACGGCGGAGCAGGTGCGAGAGGTGGTCGCCCGGCACCTGAGGCCGGAGGCGTATGCGCTGGGCCTTGCCGGGCCGCAGGAGGGGTAG